From the genome of Vitis riparia cultivar Riparia Gloire de Montpellier isolate 1030 chromosome 2, EGFV_Vit.rip_1.0, whole genome shotgun sequence, one region includes:
- the LOC117934172 gene encoding cellulose synthase-like protein G3 produces the protein MGGGEPTERKSTGSHGLPLLHTRALMRRTPANRVFAVVYLCVILALLYHHFIALLHSASIVSFLILLADAVLAFMWVTTLAFRMCPTERQIFIEHLEHYAKESNYPGLDVFICTADPYKEPPIDVVNTALSVMAYDYPTEKLSVYVSDDGGSQLTLFAFMEAARFASHWLPYCKKNKIVERCPKAYFASNPSWFPETDQIKSMYERMRDRVENVVKRGSISHHYIPNQREIEALSRWTDEFTPQNHPPVIQVLIECGKDKDITGHGMPNLVYISREKRMDSPHHFKAGALNVLLRVSATMTNAPVILTLDSDMYSNDPQTPLRVLCYLLDPSMDPKLGYVQFPQIFHGINKSDIYGGELRHVFQVQMSGMDGLAGPQHVGSGGFFRRKIFFGGPSETPEMNQDQLTNKSIRSNVALAMAHHVAGCNFENQTKWGTKMGFRYGSLVEDLYTSHQLQCEGWKSINCKPKRPAFLGNSPLNLHELLNQTTRWSVGLLEIAFCKYSPIIYGVRSINLLSGLGFAYYAFWPFWSIPLTIYAFLPQLALLNSASIFPQVSDPWFFIYVFLFLGAYGQDNLEFILSGGTTVRWWNNQRMWMMRGLSSFSFGWIEYFLKSIGISTFGFKVTSKVVQEEQSKRYKQGIFEFGVASPLFLPLTTAAIINLASFLRGIALVLKQGRVEDLLLQMLLAGFGMVNCWPIYEAMVLRTDEGKLPVKITLISIVLAWALYRLLASSMAF, from the exons ATGGGAGGGGGAGAGCCGACCGAGAGGAAGAGCACCGGCAGCCATGGCCTTCCTCTTCTTCACACAAGGGCGCTCATGCGTCGGACCCCAGCAAACCGAGTATTCGCAGTTGTATATTTGTGTGTCATCTTGGCTCTGCTATATCACCATTTCATTGCTCTACTCCATTCCGCTTCCATAGTCTCCTTCCTCATTCTTCTAGCTGACGCAGTGCTGGCTTTCATGTGGGTAACTACTCTGGCTTTTCGCATGTGTCCCACAGAACGTCAGATTTTCATTGAACACCTTGAGCATTATGCCAAGGAGAGTAATTACCCGGGTTTGGATGTGTTTATATGCACTGCTGATCCATATAAGGAGCCACCGATTGATGTGGTGAACACTGCTCTGTCTGTGATGGCATACGATTATCCAACAGAGAAGCTGTCGGTATATGTGTCGGATGATGGAGGTTCCCAGCTGACTCTCTTTGCTTTTATGGAGGCTGCAAGGTTTGCCTCCCACTGGCTACCCTACTGTAAGAAGAACAAGATTGTAGAGAGGTGCCCCAAAGCTTATTTTGCGTCCAACCCCTCATGGTTCCCTGAGACCGATCAGATTAAG TCGATGTACGAGAGGATGAGAGATAGGGTGGAGAATGTGGTCAAGAGAGGAAGCATTAGCCACCATTATATCCCCAATCAAAGAGAAATCGAAGCGCTCAGTAGATGGACTGATGAATTTACACCTCAGAATCATCCTCCTGTGATTCAG GTTTTAATAGAGTGTGGCAAAGACAAGGACATCACTGGCCATGGCATGCCAAACCTCGTATACATCTCTAGAGAAAAAAGAATGGATTCCCCACATCACTTCAAGGCCGGTGCCCTTAACGTCCTA CTTCGAGTATCAGCCACCATGACAAACGCACCAGTGATCTTGACCCTAGACAGCGACATGTACTCCAATGATCCACAGACACCTCTTCGCGTGCTGTGCTATCTTTTAGACCCTTCAATGGATCCAAAACTTGGGTATGTTCAGTTTCCGCAGATCTTCCATGGGATCAACAAGAGTGATATATATGGTGGTGAACTAAGGCATGTGTTTCAAGTTCAAATGTCCGGAATGGATGGGTTGGCAGGCCCTCAACATGTAGGTTCTGGAGGTTTTTTCCGGCGAAAAATCTTCTTTGGTGGCCCATCAGAAACCCCAGAAATGAACCAGGATCAACTGACGAACAAATCGATCAGGTCCAATGTAGCTTTAGCGATGGCTCACCATGTTGCAGGCTGCAATTTTGAGAACCAAACCAAGTGGGGCACCAAG ATGGGCTTTAGGTATGGTTCTTTGGTTGAGGACTTGTACACGAGCCATCAGCTGCAATGTGAGGGATGGAAATCCATTAACTGCAAACCCAAAAGGCCTGCATTTCTGGGAAATTCACCCCTCAACCTCCATGAGTTGCTGAATCAAACTACCCGTTGGTCGGTCGGCCTCCTTGAAATAGCCTTCTGCAAATATAGCCCGATCATCTATGGAGTCCGGTCCATAAACCTTCTGTCAGGGCTAGGTTTTGCTTATTATGCCTTCTGGCCTTTTTGGTCGATTCCCCTTACCATCTATGCCTTTCTCCCTCAGCTGGCTCTGCTCAATTCCGCCTCAATCTTCCCACAG GTCTCAGATCCTTGGTTTTTCATCTATGTATTCCTTTTCCTTGGAGCCTATGGACAAGATAATCTGGAGTTCATATTATCCGGGGGGACAACGGTAAGGTGGTGGAACAATCAGAGAATGTGGATGATGAGAGGACTCTCAAGTTTCTCATTTGGGTGGATTGAatacttcctgaagtccatcgGGATTTCGACTTTCGGGTTTAAAGTGACAAGCAAGGTGGTTCAAGAGGAGCAAAGCAAGCGATACAAGCAAGGGATCTTCGAGTTTGGAGTTGCATCACCCTTGTTCTTGCCACTAACAACAGCAGCCATAATCAACCTGGCCTCATTCCTAAGGGGCATTGCACTAGTCTTAAAACAAGGAAGGGTTGAAGATCTACTTCTGCAGATGTTGTTAGCTGGTTTCGGAATGGTGAACTGCTGGCCCATATATGAAGCCATGGTGTTGAGGACTGATGAAGGGAAATTGCCAGTGAAGATCACATTGATCTCAATTGTTCTAGCATGGGCTCTTTACAGATTATTAGCATCTTCCATGGCATTTTGA
- the LOC117934181 gene encoding cellulose synthase-like protein G3 isoform X1, protein MGDSTGSKSSTIHVPLHIRVPLSRTSANRVFAFFYSLAILALLYHRCIALLQSFTIVSLLILMADAVLAFMWATSQAFRMCPVGRRVFIEHLEHYAKESDYPRLDVFVCTSDPYKEPPMCAVNTALSVMSYDYPTEKLSVYVSDDGGSKLTLFAFMEAARFAALWLPYCKKNKIVERCPEAYFRSNLSWFPETDQIKMMYENMRDRVEKAVQKGSICHDYITNEGEGEAFSRWTDGFTPQNHPPVIQVLLESSKDKDNASHTMPNLVYISRGKSTTLPHHFKAGALNVLLRVSGTMSNAPVILTLDTDMYSNDPQTPLRVLCYLLDPAMDPKLGYIQFPQIFHGINENDIYGGQLKLEFQIEASGMDGLVGSTYTGTGCFFRRGVFFGGPLETPELNQDHLVNKSINSKEVLAMAHHVADCNFEKQTKWGTEIGFRYGSLAEDFYTGYLLKCKGWKSIFCNPKRPAFLGNSPINLHSTLNQLMRWSVGLLEVAFCRYSPITFGVKSINPLTGLCYAHYAFWPIWSIPITIYAFVPQLSLLNCASIFPKASDPWFLLYIFLFLGAYGQECLEFMLAGETIQRWWNNQRMWTIRGLSSLIFGLVEYLLKFIGISTFGFNVTSKVIEEEQRKRYNQGIFEFGVPSPLFLPMTTAAVINLVSFLWGIVQVFKQRELEGLFTQMLLAGFAIVNCWPLYEAMVLRTDEGKMPVKITLISITLAWALYLVSSIAF, encoded by the exons ATGGGAGATTCAACTGGGAGCAAGAGCAGCACCATCCATGTCCCTCTTCACATTCGTGTGCCACTGAGTCGAACCTCTGCAAACCGAGTATTTGCTTTCTTCTACTCTTTAGCCATCTTAGCTCTGCTGTATCACCGTTGCATTGCTCTACTCCAGTCCTTCACCATAGTCTCCCTCCTCATTCTTATGGCTGATGCAGTGCTGGCTTTCATGTGGGCAACCTCACAGGCCTTTCGCATGTGTCCAGTGGGTCGTCGGGTTTTCATTGAACACCTTGAACATTATGCCAAGGAAAGTGATTATCCGAGGTTGGACGTGTTTGTATGCACTTCTGATCCATATAAGGAGCCACCTATGTGTGCGGTGAACACTGCTCTATCTGTGATGTCTTATGATTATCCAACAGAGAAGTTGTCGGTCTATGTATCAGATGATGGAGGTTCCAAGCTGACCCTCTTTGCTTTCATGGAGGCTGCTAGGTTTGCTGCCCTCTGGCTGCCTTACTGCAAGAAGAACAAGATTGTAGAGAGGTGTCCAGAGGCATATTTTAGATCTAATCTCTCATGGTTTCCCGAGACTGATCAAATTAAG ATGATGTATGAGAATATGAGAGATAGGGTGGAGAAAGCTGTCCAGAAAGGGAGCATTTGCCATGATTATATCACTAATGAAGGAGAAGGTGAAGCTTTCAGCAGATGGACAGATGGATTTACACCTCAGAATCATCCTCCAGTAATTCAG GTTTTGTTAGAGAGCAGTAAGGATAAGGACAACGCTAGCCATACCATGCCCAACCTTGTGTATATCTCCAGAGGGAAAAGCACGACTTTGCCCCACCATTTCAAAGCTGGTGCACTTAATGTCCTT CTACGAGTATCAGGCACCATGAGCAACGCACCAGTAATCCTAACACTAGATACTGATATGTACTCCAATGATCCTCAAACACCGCTTCGTGTGCTGTGTTATCTCTTGGACCCTGCTATGGATCCCAAACTGGGGTACATTCAGTTTCCTCAGATCTTCCATGGAATCAATGAGAATGATATTTATGGAGGTCAACTCAAATTAGAGTTCCAAATTGAAGCCAGTGGAATGGATGGATTGGTTGGCTCTACATATACAGGTACTGGATGCTTTTTCAGGCGTGGAGTCTTCTTTGGTGGTCCATTAGAAACCCCAGAACTGAACCAGGATCATCTAGTGAACAAGTCAATCAATTCCAAAGAAGTTTTAGCAATGGCACACCATGTTGCAGACTGCAATTTTGAGAAGCAAACCAAATGGGGTACTGAA ATTGGCTTCAGATATGGATCATTGGCTGAGGACTTCTATACCGGCTATCTGCTAAAATGTAAGGGTTGGAAGTCCATTTTCTGCAACCCTAAAAGGCCTGCATTTCTGGGAAATTCACCTATCAATCTCCACAGCACACTGAATCAACTTATGCGATGGTCTGTTGGCCTCCTCGAAGTGGCCTTCTGCAGATATAGTCCCATCACCTTCGGAGTCAAGTCCATAAACCCTCTCACAGGGCTATGTTATGCTCACTACGCCTTCTGGCCAATATGGTCCATTCCAATTACCATCTATGCCTTTGTCCCCCAGCTATCTCTGCTCAATTGCGCCTCAATCTTCCCAAAG GCCTCAGACCCTTGGTTTTTATTGTACATATTCCTTTTCCTTGGTGCCTATGGGCAAGAGTGTCTCGAGTTTATGTTAGCTGGAGAAACAATCCAAAGATGGTGGAACAATCAGAGGATGTGGACAATTAGGGGACTCTCAAGCTTAATTTTTGGATTGGTTGAATACTTACTGAAGTTCATTGGCATTTCCACATTTGGATTTAATGTCACAAGCAAGGTAATTGAAGAAGAACAAAGAAAGCGATATAACCAAGGGATTTTCGAGTTTGGAGTCCCATCACCCTTGTTCTTGCCCATGACAACAGCTGCAGTAATCAACTTGGTCTCATTCCTATGGGGCATAGTACAAGTTTTCAAGCAAAGAGAGCTTGAAGGTCTATTTACGCAGATGCTCTTAGCCGGTTTTGCAATAGTGAATTGCTGGCCCCTATATGAAGCCATGGTCTTGAGGACTGATGAAGGAAAGATGCCTGTGAAGATCACATTGATCTCAATTACACTTGCATGGGCTCTTTACTTGGTATCCTCCATTGCATTTTAG
- the LOC117934181 gene encoding cellulose synthase-like protein G3 isoform X2, whose amino-acid sequence MGDSTGSKSSTIHVPLHIRVPLSRTSANRVFAFFYSLAILALLYHRCIALLQSFTIVSLLILMADAVLAFMWATSQAFRMCPVGRRVFIEHLEHYAKESDYPRLDVFVCTSDPYKEPPMCAVNTALSVMSYDYPTEKLSVYVSDDGGSKLTLFAFMEAARFAALWLPYCKKNKIVERCPEAYFRSNLSWFPETDQIKMMYENMRDRVEKAVQKGSICHDYITNEGEGEAFSRWTDGFTPQNHPPVIQVLLESSKDKDNASHTMPNLVYISRGKSTTLPHHFKAGALNVLLRVSGTMSNAPVILTLDTDMYSNDPQTPLRVLCYLLDPAMDPKLGRGVFFGGPLETPELNQDHLVNKSINSKEVLAMAHHVADCNFEKQTKWGTEIGFRYGSLAEDFYTGYLLKCKGWKSIFCNPKRPAFLGNSPINLHSTLNQLMRWSVGLLEVAFCRYSPITFGVKSINPLTGLCYAHYAFWPIWSIPITIYAFVPQLSLLNCASIFPKASDPWFLLYIFLFLGAYGQECLEFMLAGETIQRWWNNQRMWTIRGLSSLIFGLVEYLLKFIGISTFGFNVTSKVIEEEQRKRYNQGIFEFGVPSPLFLPMTTAAVINLVSFLWGIVQVFKQRELEGLFTQMLLAGFAIVNCWPLYEAMVLRTDEGKMPVKITLISITLAWALYLVSSIAF is encoded by the exons ATGGGAGATTCAACTGGGAGCAAGAGCAGCACCATCCATGTCCCTCTTCACATTCGTGTGCCACTGAGTCGAACCTCTGCAAACCGAGTATTTGCTTTCTTCTACTCTTTAGCCATCTTAGCTCTGCTGTATCACCGTTGCATTGCTCTACTCCAGTCCTTCACCATAGTCTCCCTCCTCATTCTTATGGCTGATGCAGTGCTGGCTTTCATGTGGGCAACCTCACAGGCCTTTCGCATGTGTCCAGTGGGTCGTCGGGTTTTCATTGAACACCTTGAACATTATGCCAAGGAAAGTGATTATCCGAGGTTGGACGTGTTTGTATGCACTTCTGATCCATATAAGGAGCCACCTATGTGTGCGGTGAACACTGCTCTATCTGTGATGTCTTATGATTATCCAACAGAGAAGTTGTCGGTCTATGTATCAGATGATGGAGGTTCCAAGCTGACCCTCTTTGCTTTCATGGAGGCTGCTAGGTTTGCTGCCCTCTGGCTGCCTTACTGCAAGAAGAACAAGATTGTAGAGAGGTGTCCAGAGGCATATTTTAGATCTAATCTCTCATGGTTTCCCGAGACTGATCAAATTAAG ATGATGTATGAGAATATGAGAGATAGGGTGGAGAAAGCTGTCCAGAAAGGGAGCATTTGCCATGATTATATCACTAATGAAGGAGAAGGTGAAGCTTTCAGCAGATGGACAGATGGATTTACACCTCAGAATCATCCTCCAGTAATTCAG GTTTTGTTAGAGAGCAGTAAGGATAAGGACAACGCTAGCCATACCATGCCCAACCTTGTGTATATCTCCAGAGGGAAAAGCACGACTTTGCCCCACCATTTCAAAGCTGGTGCACTTAATGTCCTT CTACGAGTATCAGGCACCATGAGCAACGCACCAGTAATCCTAACACTAGATACTGATATGTACTCCAATGATCCTCAAACACCGCTTCGTGTGCTGTGTTATCTCTTGGACCCTGCTATGGATCCCAAACTGGG GCGTGGAGTCTTCTTTGGTGGTCCATTAGAAACCCCAGAACTGAACCAGGATCATCTAGTGAACAAGTCAATCAATTCCAAAGAAGTTTTAGCAATGGCACACCATGTTGCAGACTGCAATTTTGAGAAGCAAACCAAATGGGGTACTGAA ATTGGCTTCAGATATGGATCATTGGCTGAGGACTTCTATACCGGCTATCTGCTAAAATGTAAGGGTTGGAAGTCCATTTTCTGCAACCCTAAAAGGCCTGCATTTCTGGGAAATTCACCTATCAATCTCCACAGCACACTGAATCAACTTATGCGATGGTCTGTTGGCCTCCTCGAAGTGGCCTTCTGCAGATATAGTCCCATCACCTTCGGAGTCAAGTCCATAAACCCTCTCACAGGGCTATGTTATGCTCACTACGCCTTCTGGCCAATATGGTCCATTCCAATTACCATCTATGCCTTTGTCCCCCAGCTATCTCTGCTCAATTGCGCCTCAATCTTCCCAAAG GCCTCAGACCCTTGGTTTTTATTGTACATATTCCTTTTCCTTGGTGCCTATGGGCAAGAGTGTCTCGAGTTTATGTTAGCTGGAGAAACAATCCAAAGATGGTGGAACAATCAGAGGATGTGGACAATTAGGGGACTCTCAAGCTTAATTTTTGGATTGGTTGAATACTTACTGAAGTTCATTGGCATTTCCACATTTGGATTTAATGTCACAAGCAAGGTAATTGAAGAAGAACAAAGAAAGCGATATAACCAAGGGATTTTCGAGTTTGGAGTCCCATCACCCTTGTTCTTGCCCATGACAACAGCTGCAGTAATCAACTTGGTCTCATTCCTATGGGGCATAGTACAAGTTTTCAAGCAAAGAGAGCTTGAAGGTCTATTTACGCAGATGCTCTTAGCCGGTTTTGCAATAGTGAATTGCTGGCCCCTATATGAAGCCATGGTCTTGAGGACTGATGAAGGAAAGATGCCTGTGAAGATCACATTGATCTCAATTACACTTGCATGGGCTCTTTACTTGGTATCCTCCATTGCATTTTAG